Genomic window (Deinococcota bacterium):
CGGTGATGCTCGCCTCCGGGGCCAGCTCCTGCAGGCGCCTGACGACCGCCTCGGGCTCGTCGCCCGGCAGGTTGCGGTAGTCGAGGATGAGCTCGGCGCGGCCGGGGACCACGTTGTGACCGCCCTCGGGAAAGGTCTTGAGCACGGTCGGCGTGACCGTCGAGGCGCCGAGCGGCCCCCCGGCGGGCAGGGTCAGCTCACGCAAGCGCCCCAGAAAGTCCACCGCCCGGTAGAGGGCGTTGTCGCCGAGTTCTTGCCGCGCGGCGTGGGCGATGCGCCCCTCGAAGCGGACCAGCAGCTCGACGCGGCCGCGGTGGCCGAGCATCAAGCGCAGCTTGCTGGGCTCGCCCAGGATGATCACGTCCGCTCTTACCGTCTCACCGAGATGGCGCGCGCCCAGGCCGCCGACCTCTTCTTGCACGACGCCCGTGACCATCAAGGTGCCGCTGAAATCCCCGTCGGCCACGTCGCGCGCGGCCAGGGTCATGCAGGCGAGCGCCGACTTCATGTCGCAGGCGCCCCGGCCCCAGAGTCGGTCTTCGGCGACCTCGCCGCCGAGGGGCGGGTGCGGCCAGAGAGCTTCGTCGCCGAGCGGCACCGTGTCGAGGTGGCCGTTCATCATCACGGTGGGGCCGTCGCCGCGGCGCAGGACGCCGACTACGTTGCCGGCGTCGTCGCGGTAGCGCTCGTCGAAGCCGAGACGCGTAAAGGCGTCCAGCATCACCTCGGCCGCCGGGGTCTCGCGGTAGGAGGGGCTGGGCGCGCGGATGAGCGCCTGAGCGAGGGAGAGTTCGGTAAGGGTCATGGGGCATTCTACAGCCTGGGGCCCGCTTCATCCGAGACGACGGCTTCGTCCGGGCTGGCGGGAACGAATTCGGCTAGCTCCCGCTCTCCTCCGGCTCCCAGCCGTAGACCCCTAGGTCGCAGCGCCCGTCGGCGCCGAAGACGACACCCTCGGCCTCGAGCAAGGCTCGCTGCAGCTCGCCCGCGCCCACCTTGTAGGTCGAGATGCCGCCGTCCTTGTTGATGACCCGCTGCCAGGGCAGGGTGTCGCCGGCATGGCGGAGGATGCCGCCGATGAGGCGCGCCCCGCGCGGCTGGCCAGCCAGCCGCGCGACCTGGCCGTAGCTGGCGACCCGGCCCGGTGGAATGCTCGCCACCAGGGCGATGACCTTGTCGCGAAAGGCTGGGTCGCGAAAGGCCGGGTCGCGAAAGGCCGGGTCGGGTGCGGCCTCGAAGCCTCTCACCGAGCTAATCCCTGGGGCGCGGTCAAGCACCCTGGGAAGGAGTTAGAGAGGGCGCCGACGACGCCTGATCCGCCCCCAAAGCCAAGGGCGCGGGGCTTACCTAGCTTGGCCTCGAGGCGCTCGGACACGAACTGCTCACCTTTAAACACGCCTCAGTATACCCGCCGGCACGGGTAAAGACATCCCGACCCGACCGTGTCACTCGGTTTGTTCGTCCTGGAGAAGAGATCGAGGCGCCGAAATTGCAGGCGGGCGCCCTTGACGGCAGCGGAGGATTGGGCGACAATGACTAGAGGCCCCAAGAGGCCCCAAGCCCACTTGAGCCCGGAAGCCCACTTGAGCCCAGAGGAGGTGAGCCATGCCCCACATCATCTGCGAACCCTGCATCGGCACCAAGGACCAGGCCTGCGTCGATGTCTGCCCGGTCGAGTGCATCTACGAAACCGACGACCAGTTCTATATCCACCCCGAGGAGTGCATCGACT
Coding sequences:
- a CDS encoding M20 family metallopeptidase; this encodes MTLTELSLAQALIRAPSPSYRETPAAEVMLDAFTRLGFDERYRDDAGNVVGVLRRGDGPTVMMNGHLDTVPLGDEALWPHPPLGGEVAEDRLWGRGACDMKSALACMTLAARDVADGDFSGTLMVTGVVQEEVGGLGARHLGETVRADVIILGEPSKLRLMLGHRGRVELLVRFEGRIAHAARQELGDNALYRAVDFLGRLRELTLPAGGPLGASTVTPTVLKTFPEGGHNVVPGRAELILDYRNLPGDEPEAVVRRLQELAPEASITVPAERSASESGKVMCDLPRIAPPYLAPGENAQVTLARAVLQETLPAHGRDFQEGVWWFATDAPHLAKTGAVVIGFGPGEEELAHTTRESVPLAHLKTARAAYAALARAYLKGGSGV
- a CDS encoding MGMT family protein, giving the protein MRGFEAAPDPAFRDPAFRDPAFRDKVIALVASIPPGRVASYGQVARLAGQPRGARLIGGILRHAGDTLPWQRVINKDGGISTYKVGAGELQRALLEAEGVVFGADGRCDLGVYGWEPEESGS
- a CDS encoding ferredoxin family protein; this encodes MPHIICEPCIGTKDQACVDVCPVECIYETDDQFYIHPEECIDCGACVPACPVSAIYTEEDVPSEWESYIKKNYDLSGV